In Planctomycetia bacterium, one DNA window encodes the following:
- a CDS encoding HPr family phosphocarrier protein: MPDELEQAQREVVISNRQGLHARPVMKFVDLAMQYPCEVSVINGQQRADGKSPMEMMLLVGVPGTRLMLHARGPQAGEALEALAQLIDSKFGED, encoded by the coding sequence ATGCCGGATGAACTGGAACAGGCGCAGCGGGAAGTCGTCATATCCAACCGGCAGGGACTTCATGCCCGCCCGGTGATGAAGTTCGTCGATCTGGCGATGCAATATCCATGCGAAGTAAGTGTGATCAATGGTCAGCAGCGGGCCGACGGCAAAAGCCCGATGGAAATGATGCTGCTGGTCGGCGTTCCCGGCACGCGGCTGATGCTGCACGCGCGCGGCCCGCAGGCGGGAGAAGCGCTCGAGGCGCTGGCTCAATTGATCGACTCGAAATTCGGCGAAGATTAA
- the paaJ gene encoding phenylacetate-CoA oxygenase subunit PaaJ, which yields MPDAPTTNERLEAVWNALATVSDPEIPPLSVVDLGVIPDVFMEGRTVVVQMSPTFAGCPALDVMRKNIAEAVGLAGFDDVRVDVVYDPPWTSDRISEAGRAKLKAFGLSPPGKNCGGGRVTMDSLSQATCPFCDSRDTAMESMFGPTLCRAIHYCNACRQSFEQFKPV from the coding sequence ATGCCTGACGCGCCCACAACCAACGAGCGGCTTGAAGCGGTGTGGAACGCCCTTGCGACCGTCAGCGATCCCGAGATTCCGCCGCTGTCGGTGGTCGATCTCGGCGTGATTCCCGACGTGTTCATGGAAGGCCGCACGGTGGTGGTGCAGATGTCGCCGACGTTCGCGGGCTGTCCGGCGCTGGACGTGATGCGGAAGAACATCGCCGAGGCGGTGGGGCTGGCGGGCTTTGACGACGTGCGCGTGGACGTGGTATACGACCCGCCGTGGACGAGCGACCGAATCAGCGAGGCGGGCCGGGCGAAGCTCAAGGCGTTCGGCCTGTCGCCGCCGGGGAAGAATTGCGGCGGCGGTCGCGTGACGATGGACTCGCTTTCCCAGGCGACGTGCCCGTTCTGCGATTCGCGCGACACGGCGATGGAGTCAATGTTCGGCCCGACGCTCTGCCGGGCGATTCACTACTGCAACGCATGCCGGCAGTCGTTCGAGCAGTTCAAGCCGGTGTAG
- the raiA gene encoding ribosome-associated translation inhibitor RaiA, whose product MQVTVTARHMEVSQKLREYAEEKAQKFPHFYDRVLSAEIVFDVEGMNHRCDIIVRGDHHTTFVAKEEHENPYAAFDAAEKDLERQLNRHKERHRNRKHPGMDGSPGGA is encoded by the coding sequence ATGCAAGTGACGGTCACTGCGCGGCACATGGAAGTCAGCCAGAAACTTCGGGAATACGCCGAGGAGAAGGCGCAGAAATTCCCGCATTTTTATGATCGGGTTCTTAGCGCGGAAATCGTGTTCGACGTGGAAGGCATGAACCATCGCTGCGACATCATCGTGCGCGGCGACCACCACACGACATTTGTCGCGAAGGAAGAACACGAGAACCCCTACGCGGCGTTTGACGCGGCCGAGAAGGACCTCGAGCGCCAGTTGAATCGGCACAAGGAGCGCCATCGCAATCGAAAGCACCCGGGCATGGATGGTTCGCCGGGCGGCGCGTGA
- the ptsP gene encoding phosphoenolpyruvate--protein phosphotransferase, which yields MPLKRGVGISSGVVIGEAVVLDTNETRMPKRVITPEQVPGELALLDRVFEAAQSEVASERVQFSARAGAELADIFGFHEGWLSDPKPRKEIAALISEKQYSAAYAISLFMRRYRRRFQEMASPFLQERARDILDIERRLIRHATGEMHQELSAEGDPKIVIAHDLTPSQIVLLEKSGRLLGLATDAGGATSHTAIIAAGLGIPAVVGLEDITANVSGGDTVVIDGLHGVVIINPDEAQRKEYTATAAHLNKVRASLDQLRDLPAETKDGVRVELLGNIEFPSEVAGCIAKGASGIGLFRTEFLFLQQATPPDEEEQYQAYRAALEAVGDRPLVIRTLDLGGDKIHPGGGWEAERNPFLGLRSIRYSLQHLSLFRPQLRAIVRASAYGDVRIMFPLISRIMELRQAKFVLNLVMEELEEEGYEFKSNLPIGVMVETPAAAICARELARETDFMSIGTNDLIQYTLAVDRTNERVSQLFTPADPSIIRLIRTVIRQGRREGSSVSMCGEMAGDPMFTILLVGLGLRSFSMAAGNIPRVKKIIRNITLADAERVRRRVLGFETEREVLNYLRDETRKVWEEF from the coding sequence ATGCCTCTGAAGCGCGGCGTTGGCATTTCCAGCGGCGTGGTGATCGGCGAGGCGGTCGTCCTCGACACGAACGAAACGCGCATGCCCAAGCGCGTCATCACTCCCGAACAGGTGCCGGGGGAGCTTGCGCTTCTGGACCGCGTGTTTGAGGCGGCCCAATCCGAAGTTGCTTCGGAGCGGGTGCAATTCTCTGCGCGAGCCGGTGCCGAGCTGGCGGACATCTTCGGCTTTCATGAAGGCTGGCTTAGCGATCCCAAGCCGCGCAAAGAGATTGCCGCGCTGATCTCCGAGAAGCAGTACAGCGCCGCCTACGCCATCAGCCTTTTCATGCGACGCTATCGCCGGCGCTTTCAGGAAATGGCCAGTCCGTTCCTTCAGGAGCGCGCGCGCGACATCCTCGACATCGAACGCCGCCTGATTCGTCATGCGACCGGCGAAATGCACCAGGAGCTGTCCGCCGAGGGCGATCCAAAGATCGTCATCGCTCACGATCTGACGCCATCGCAGATCGTTCTGCTGGAAAAGTCCGGCCGGCTGCTGGGGTTGGCGACCGATGCCGGCGGCGCGACGTCGCACACGGCGATCATTGCGGCGGGCCTGGGGATTCCCGCCGTGGTCGGGCTGGAGGACATTACGGCCAACGTGTCCGGCGGCGACACCGTGGTGATCGACGGCCTGCACGGCGTGGTGATCATCAATCCCGACGAGGCGCAGCGCAAAGAGTACACCGCGACGGCGGCGCACCTGAACAAGGTGCGTGCGTCGCTGGATCAGCTTCGCGATCTGCCGGCGGAAACGAAAGACGGCGTGCGCGTCGAATTGCTGGGGAACATTGAGTTTCCATCGGAGGTCGCGGGCTGCATCGCCAAGGGGGCGAGCGGGATCGGTTTGTTTCGCACCGAGTTTTTGTTCCTGCAACAAGCCACGCCGCCTGACGAGGAGGAGCAGTATCAGGCGTATCGCGCGGCGCTCGAGGCCGTGGGCGATCGACCGCTGGTCATACGCACGCTGGACCTGGGCGGTGACAAGATTCATCCCGGCGGCGGATGGGAGGCGGAGCGCAACCCGTTTCTGGGTTTGCGTTCGATTCGATACAGCTTGCAGCATCTTTCGCTGTTTCGGCCGCAGCTTCGCGCGATCGTTCGCGCCAGCGCGTATGGGGATGTGCGGATCATGTTTCCGCTGATCTCGCGCATCATGGAGCTGCGCCAGGCCAAGTTCGTGCTGAACCTGGTGATGGAGGAACTCGAGGAAGAAGGATACGAGTTCAAGAGCAACCTTCCGATCGGGGTGATGGTGGAGACGCCGGCGGCGGCGATTTGTGCCAGAGAGCTGGCACGAGAAACGGATTTCATGAGCATCGGCACCAACGATCTGATCCAGTATACGTTGGCGGTCGATCGGACCAACGAACGGGTGTCGCAACTCTTCACGCCGGCGGATCCGTCCATTATTCGATTGATCCGAACGGTGATACGCCAAGGCCGCCGGGAGGGTTCTTCGGTGAGCATGTGCGGAGAGATGGCGGGTGATCCGATGTTCACTATCCTTCTGGTGGGACTTGGGTTGCGCTCGTTTTCGATGGCGGCGGGAAACATCCCGCGGGTGAAAAAGATCATTCGCAACATCACGCTGGCCGATGCGGAGAGGGTCCGTCGCCGGGTGCTGGGTTTCGAGACCGAGCGGGAAGTGCTAAACTACCTTCGTGACGAGACTCGCAAGGTGTGGGAAGAATTCTGA
- the paaC gene encoding phenylacetate-CoA oxygenase subunit PaaC: MKSAVADLLYRLGDDCLILGHRNSEWTGLGPILEEDIAFSSMAQDQMGQAQALYTLLHTLGEPEPDHLAFLRDAKDFRCCRFVALEPIGEAGGSPVDLRNNPDRDKLLTQGDWAVSLVRQFLFAEAWSIRLGALSEGSYEPLAAMARKFRGEVKYHTMHGRIWIERLGRADAESRRRVQSAIDLLWAAALGMFEPTEHDAVLAKSGICPTEADACSKWQVDVTGLLADAGFTWPRAATPMVGGRAGRHGPELPRLLASMQKVYRLAPGATW; encoded by the coding sequence ATGAAATCGGCCGTGGCGGATCTGCTTTATCGGCTCGGCGATGATTGCCTGATCCTCGGCCATCGCAATTCGGAGTGGACGGGGCTGGGGCCGATTTTGGAGGAAGACATCGCGTTTTCGTCGATGGCGCAGGATCAGATGGGGCAGGCGCAGGCGTTGTACACGCTGCTGCATACGCTGGGCGAGCCGGAGCCGGATCACCTTGCGTTCTTGCGTGACGCGAAGGATTTTCGCTGCTGCCGGTTTGTGGCGCTGGAGCCGATTGGCGAGGCGGGCGGTTCGCCGGTGGATCTGCGCAACAACCCGGATCGTGACAAATTGCTGACGCAGGGCGACTGGGCGGTGTCGCTCGTGCGGCAATTCTTGTTCGCCGAGGCGTGGTCGATACGCCTGGGGGCGCTGTCGGAGGGTTCGTACGAGCCGCTGGCGGCCATGGCGCGGAAGTTCCGCGGTGAAGTGAAGTATCACACGATGCACGGGCGAATCTGGATCGAGCGATTGGGGCGGGCGGATGCCGAGTCGCGCCGGCGGGTGCAGTCGGCGATCGACCTGCTCTGGGCCGCGGCTCTGGGCATGTTCGAGCCGACGGAGCACGACGCGGTGCTGGCGAAGTCGGGCATCTGTCCGACGGAGGCCGATGCATGCAGCAAGTGGCAGGTAGATGTCACCGGACTGCTGGCGGATGCGGGCTTTACGTGGCCGCGCGCGGCCACGCCGATGGTGGGCGGTCGAGCGGGGCGGCACGGACCGGAGCTGCCGCGGCTGCTGGCGTCGATGCAGAAGGTGTACCGCCTCGCACCGGGGGCGACGTGGTAG
- the gyrA gene encoding DNA gyrase subunit A, translating into MSDTPSQPEVIKNLPIVEEMQDSYLRYAMSVIVSRALPDVRDGLKPSQRRILVAMNDLKLGPRSAHRKCAKIAGDTSGNYHPHGESVVYPTLVRLAQPFNTRYPLIDGQGNFGSIDGDPPAAMRYTEARMASPTMEMLEDLDKETVDFIPNYDETTLEPVVLPSKFPNLLVNGATGIAVGMATNLPPHNLSEISDGLLALIENPDISLDELMQHVPGPDFPTGGLICGRQGIVNAYTRGRGSLTLRGRTHFEEMKGDRTRIVVDEIPYGILKNTITEKIADCVKEGRLPEVSDVRDESDRKHAVRLVVECKAGASPDVVLNKLYEYTPLQTTFTVINIALVGKQPQTMSLKALMGHWLDHRRTIITRRTQFLLRKARQRAHILEGLILAVGDIDAIIDLIRKSASPDEAKTKLMARGLKLKEAAALVKLLPEQFTQRAAGSEQFLTGVQAGAILSMQLQRLTGLEIEKLAKEYGGLVEEIDGYQAILRDPARVTDIIREDIHEMKSKYGDQRRTEITGAVGEFSMEELIEDLPMIVTISHQGYIKRVPTDTYRSQGRGGRGIKASDTKEGDFIEDLFVASTHNYLLFFTNRGRVYWLKVYDIPEMSRTSRGRSIANLLRLQDNEKPMAVLPVASFDDRCVMFATAKGTVKKTALEQFSRPRPSGIIAISLDPDDALINVKLAAEGDEVVIGTRGGMSIRFKESDVRAMGRAAGGVRGISLDRDDAVVDMAVIRPGMSLLTVCENGYGKRTEIEEYRLQKRGGSGVINIRTTERNGNVVALRAVTDADELMMITAKGIMLRTAVSETREIGRATQGVRLIRLDEGDKVVSVARVAKDEDEDGDAADTPGAPEGSAPRTDTAPPAGGADDAAS; encoded by the coding sequence ATGAGTGATACCCCATCGCAACCCGAAGTCATCAAGAACCTTCCAATTGTGGAGGAGATGCAGGATTCGTATCTTCGCTATGCGATGAGCGTCATCGTGTCGCGAGCGCTGCCCGATGTGCGCGACGGGCTGAAGCCTTCGCAGCGGCGCATCCTCGTGGCGATGAACGACCTCAAGCTGGGGCCGCGCTCGGCGCATCGAAAGTGCGCCAAGATCGCCGGCGACACATCGGGCAATTACCACCCGCACGGCGAGAGCGTGGTCTATCCGACGCTTGTTCGGCTCGCGCAGCCGTTCAACACGCGCTATCCGCTGATCGATGGTCAGGGCAACTTCGGCTCGATCGACGGCGACCCGCCTGCGGCCATGCGCTACACCGAAGCGCGCATGGCCTCGCCGACGATGGAGATGCTGGAGGACCTCGACAAGGAGACGGTCGATTTCATCCCGAACTACGACGAGACGACGCTGGAGCCGGTTGTGTTGCCGTCGAAGTTCCCGAATCTGCTGGTCAATGGGGCGACGGGGATCGCGGTGGGCATGGCGACGAACCTGCCGCCGCACAATTTGAGTGAGATCAGCGACGGGCTGCTCGCCCTGATTGAGAATCCCGACATTAGTCTGGATGAATTGATGCAGCACGTGCCCGGTCCGGACTTCCCGACCGGCGGCCTGATCTGTGGGCGTCAAGGGATTGTTAATGCCTACACGCGCGGGCGTGGCAGCCTGACGCTGCGCGGGCGGACGCATTTTGAGGAGATGAAAGGCGACCGCACGCGCATTGTCGTTGATGAGATTCCGTACGGCATCTTGAAGAATACCATCACCGAAAAAATCGCCGATTGCGTCAAGGAAGGACGCCTGCCCGAGGTGAGCGACGTGCGCGACGAGTCGGACCGCAAGCACGCGGTGCGGCTGGTCGTCGAGTGCAAGGCCGGCGCCAGCCCCGACGTGGTCCTGAACAAATTGTACGAGTACACGCCGCTTCAGACGACGTTTACGGTGATCAACATCGCGCTGGTCGGCAAGCAGCCGCAGACGATGTCGCTGAAGGCGCTGATGGGGCACTGGCTGGATCACCGGCGGACGATCATCACGCGGCGGACGCAATTCTTGTTGCGCAAGGCGCGGCAGCGTGCACATATTCTGGAAGGTTTGATCCTCGCGGTCGGCGATATCGACGCGATCATTGATTTGATTCGCAAGTCGGCCAGCCCGGACGAGGCGAAGACGAAGCTCATGGCGCGCGGGCTGAAGCTGAAGGAAGCCGCCGCCCTGGTCAAGCTGCTGCCCGAGCAGTTCACGCAGCGCGCGGCCGGCAGCGAGCAATTCCTGACCGGCGTGCAGGCCGGTGCGATTCTCTCGATGCAGTTGCAGCGCCTGACCGGGCTGGAGATCGAGAAGCTGGCGAAGGAATACGGCGGCCTGGTCGAGGAGATCGACGGGTATCAGGCCATTTTGCGCGATCCGGCGCGGGTGACGGACATCATCCGGGAAGACATCCACGAGATGAAGTCGAAATACGGCGACCAGCGCCGGACGGAGATCACCGGGGCGGTCGGCGAGTTCAGCATGGAGGAGCTGATCGAAGACCTGCCGATGATCGTGACGATCTCGCATCAGGGTTACATCAAGCGCGTGCCGACCGATACCTATCGCAGTCAGGGGCGCGGCGGGCGCGGCATCAAGGCGAGCGATACGAAGGAAGGCGACTTCATCGAGGACCTGTTTGTCGCCAGCACGCACAATTACCTGTTGTTTTTCACGAATCGCGGTCGCGTGTACTGGCTCAAGGTGTACGACATCCCCGAGATGTCGCGCACCAGCCGCGGTCGGTCGATTGCCAACCTGCTGCGGTTGCAGGACAACGAAAAGCCGATGGCCGTGCTGCCGGTCGCGTCGTTTGACGACCGGTGCGTGATGTTTGCGACGGCCAAGGGCACCGTGAAGAAGACGGCGCTGGAGCAGTTTTCGCGCCCGCGGCCCAGCGGGATTATCGCCATCAGTCTTGATCCGGACGATGCGCTGATCAACGTGAAGCTGGCGGCCGAGGGGGATGAGGTCGTGATTGGCACGCGCGGCGGCATGTCGATCCGCTTCAAGGAAAGCGACGTGCGGGCGATGGGTCGCGCGGCGGGGGGCGTGCGGGGCATTTCGCTGGATCGCGACGATGCCGTGGTGGACATGGCGGTCATTCGGCCGGGCATGAGCCTGCTGACGGTGTGCGAGAACGGCTACGGCAAGCGAACGGAGATCGAAGAATACCGGCTTCAGAAGCGGGGCGGCAGCGGCGTCATCAACATTCGCACGACCGAGCGCAACGGCAACGTCGTGGCGCTGCGCGCGGTGACCGATGCCGACGAACTGATGATGATTACCGCCAAGGGCATCATGCTGCGGACGGCGGTCTCGGAGACGCGCGAGATCGGTCGTGCGACGCAGGGCGTTCGATTGATCCGGCTCGATGAGGGCGACAAGGTCGTGTCGGTGGCCCGCGTGGCGAAGGACGAAGACGAGGACGGCGACGCGGCGGATACGCCCGGCGCACCGGAAGGATCAGCGCCACGAACCGACACGGCTCCGCCGGCAGGCGGCGCGGACGATGCCGCATCCTGA
- the hppD gene encoding 4-hydroxyphenylpyruvate dioxygenase, which yields MTPPTTAAKSQNTTATAAAKAGDFLPLLGIDHVELYVGNAYQAAHFYRLMFGFDIVAYRGLETGDKQCASYVLEQGKVRLVLTTALGPDHEVARHCQLHGDGVKLIALAVDDVDYSISAVKQRGATVVTPPTTKEDAYGKYVFAAIRTYGETLHGFVDRKAYKGAFAPGYVKYDAPKADGVGLAAIDHMVGNVELGAMNHWVDFYANVMGFEQLCHFSDEDISTEYSALMSKVVQNGSGKIKFPINEPAEGKKKSQIEEYLDFYRGPGVQHIAMNTGDIVTTVRKLRDRGVQFLRVPDTYYESLPQRVGKIDEDYKVLKELGILVDRDEDGYLLQIFTRPVEDRPTLFFEIIERHGSRGFGVGNFKALFVSIEEEQRRRGTL from the coding sequence ATGACCCCGCCTACCACCGCCGCGAAATCGCAAAACACCACCGCAACCGCAGCCGCCAAGGCAGGCGACTTTCTGCCTTTGCTGGGCATAGACCATGTTGAATTGTACGTCGGCAACGCCTACCAGGCGGCGCATTTTTATCGCCTGATGTTCGGTTTCGACATTGTTGCCTATCGCGGGCTGGAGACGGGCGACAAGCAGTGCGCGAGTTATGTTCTCGAGCAGGGCAAGGTGCGGCTGGTGCTGACGACGGCGCTGGGTCCGGACCATGAGGTGGCGCGGCATTGCCAGTTGCACGGCGACGGCGTGAAATTGATCGCGCTGGCGGTGGACGATGTGGACTACTCCATCTCGGCGGTGAAGCAGCGCGGGGCGACGGTGGTGACGCCGCCGACGACGAAAGAAGACGCATATGGAAAATACGTCTTCGCGGCCATACGCACCTACGGGGAGACGTTGCACGGCTTTGTCGATCGCAAGGCGTACAAGGGCGCGTTTGCGCCAGGCTATGTGAAGTACGACGCGCCGAAGGCCGACGGCGTGGGCCTTGCGGCGATCGACCACATGGTGGGCAACGTCGAGCTGGGTGCGATGAACCACTGGGTGGATTTCTATGCGAACGTGATGGGCTTCGAGCAGCTTTGCCATTTCTCCGACGAAGACATCAGCACCGAGTACAGCGCGCTGATGAGCAAGGTGGTGCAGAACGGTTCGGGCAAGATCAAGTTCCCGATCAACGAGCCGGCCGAAGGCAAGAAGAAGAGCCAGATCGAGGAGTATCTGGATTTCTATCGCGGTCCCGGAGTTCAGCACATCGCGATGAACACGGGCGACATCGTGACGACGGTGCGCAAGCTGCGCGATCGCGGCGTGCAGTTTCTCCGCGTGCCGGATACCTATTACGAATCCCTGCCGCAGCGCGTTGGTAAGATTGACGAGGACTACAAGGTCTTGAAGGAACTGGGTATCCTTGTGGATCGCGACGAGGACGGCTATCTCCTGCAAATCTTCACGCGGCCGGTGGAAGATCGGCCGACGCTGTTCTTCGAGATCATCGAACGTCACGGCTCGCGCGGCTTCGGCGTGGGGAACTTCAAGGCGTTGTTCGTGAGCATCGAAGAAGAGCAGCGGCGGCGGGGGACGCTGTAA
- a CDS encoding PTS sugar transporter subunit IIA: MKLLDFVVKGAVTAHLESTDRNGVIRELVGLLVKSGSIAEEHAETLVRSIIARENQGSTGFGKGVAVPHVKHASIPRIMAAVGRSAAGIDFAALDRAPVYTVVLLCSPDTNPEGHLQAMENIFKHLTRDNFRRFLRQSETTEAILDLFEEADQSAG, from the coding sequence ATGAAGCTGCTGGATTTCGTGGTCAAGGGGGCGGTGACGGCCCATCTCGAATCGACCGATCGAAACGGGGTGATCCGGGAGCTGGTCGGCCTGCTGGTCAAGTCGGGTTCGATCGCGGAGGAACACGCGGAGACGCTCGTGCGATCGATCATCGCGCGGGAGAACCAGGGGAGCACGGGCTTCGGCAAGGGCGTGGCGGTTCCGCACGTGAAGCACGCCTCGATCCCGCGGATCATGGCGGCGGTGGGTCGGAGCGCGGCGGGGATTGATTTCGCCGCGCTGGACCGGGCGCCGGTATATACGGTTGTATTGTTGTGTTCGCCGGATACCAACCCGGAAGGACACTTGCAGGCGATGGAGAACATATTCAAGCACCTGACGCGGGACAATTTCCGCCGGTTCCTGCGGCAATCTGAAACGACCGAGGCGATTCTTGATTTGTTTGAAGAGGCGGATCAGTCGGCGGGCTAG
- a CDS encoding ComF family protein has translation MSRALTGITRLLQPWGPRLLDLVFPRTCSACGIPVGHAGAEWCARCAVELSALLERDYCQRCGETAGAYLLTEGVCTDCTQRRSSLRFTRFARVGRYRGALRGLVLRFKRQFALDQLLGGLLADAVRGVMDPQQIDVWVPVPSHWRRRLELGCWPTRLLAEAMARRLGGAVWPALRATRYIRPFHARRLSSTERLKEIRGAFAVRRELELSGLNIGLVDDVMTTGATLGEARRTLRAAGVKDVYAAVLARAGGLPDGFSSVDATVQSPYTPAAGA, from the coding sequence ATGAGCAGGGCGCTCACCGGTATCACGCGCCTGTTGCAGCCGTGGGGCCCACGGCTGCTTGATCTGGTCTTTCCCAGGACGTGCAGCGCATGCGGCATTCCGGTTGGGCACGCCGGGGCGGAATGGTGCGCGCGCTGCGCGGTGGAACTGTCGGCCCTGCTCGAACGCGATTACTGTCAACGATGCGGCGAGACGGCGGGTGCGTACTTGCTGACCGAAGGCGTCTGCACCGATTGCACGCAGCGGAGGTCCTCGTTGCGGTTCACGCGCTTCGCGCGGGTCGGGCGATATCGCGGCGCGCTGCGCGGGCTGGTGCTGCGGTTCAAGCGGCAGTTCGCGCTGGACCAGCTACTCGGCGGGCTGCTCGCGGACGCGGTGCGCGGCGTGATGGATCCGCAACAAATCGATGTCTGGGTGCCGGTGCCGTCGCACTGGCGCAGGCGGTTGGAGCTGGGCTGCTGGCCGACGCGGTTGCTGGCCGAGGCGATGGCCAGAAGGCTTGGCGGCGCGGTGTGGCCGGCGCTTCGCGCGACGCGCTACATCCGGCCGTTTCATGCGCGGCGGCTTTCATCGACGGAGCGGTTGAAGGAGATCCGTGGCGCGTTCGCGGTTCGGCGTGAGCTGGAGTTGTCCGGGTTGAACATCGGACTGGTAGACGACGTGATGACGACGGGCGCGACGCTGGGTGAGGCGCGGCGCACGCTGCGCGCCGCGGGCGTGAAGGACGTGTATGCGGCGGTGCTGGCTCGTGCCGGAGGGTTGCCGGACGGTTTTTCGAGCGTTGACGCGACGGTGCAAAGCCCCTACACTCCGGCGGCAGGTGCATGA